One window from the genome of Corynebacterium sp. SCR221107 encodes:
- the rsmD gene encoding 16S rRNA (guanine(966)-N(2))-methyltransferase RsmD: MTRIISGEARGRKIKVPPTGTRPTSDRAREGLFSSLQVRFGFADANVLDLFAGSGALGLEAASRGAAHVVLVESNPQAAAIIRHNAGIVGHPSVVVEEMKASTYVASAPREFFDMVLADPPYELADEAVVEMLEALKPALVDGAAVVVERHVDSPQTAWPRGYEPTTQKLKKRTFGIARMDMAVFDRELAESEE; encoded by the coding sequence ATGACTCGCATTATCTCCGGTGAGGCTCGGGGGCGAAAGATTAAGGTTCCGCCAACCGGTACCCGGCCAACCTCCGATCGTGCCCGCGAGGGCCTGTTCTCCTCCTTGCAAGTACGCTTTGGCTTTGCCGACGCCAACGTGTTGGATCTATTCGCCGGTTCTGGTGCCCTCGGCTTGGAAGCTGCCTCTCGTGGTGCGGCTCACGTGGTGCTGGTGGAGTCCAACCCGCAGGCTGCGGCGATCATTCGTCACAATGCCGGGATCGTCGGCCACCCCAGCGTGGTGGTGGAGGAGATGAAGGCTTCTACCTATGTCGCCAGCGCGCCGCGCGAGTTCTTCGACATGGTGCTCGCCGACCCGCCGTATGAGCTTGCCGACGAAGCCGTGGTCGAGATGCTCGAGGCGCTCAAGCCCGCCCTGGTCGACGGTGCCGCCGTCGTCGTAGAGCGTCACGTCGATTCCCCACAGACGGCGTGGCCGCGTGGCTACGAGCCCACCACCCAAAAGCTCAAGAAGCGTACCTTTGGTATTGCCCGCATGGACATGGCCGTGTTCGACCGCGAACTTGCCGAGTCCGAAGAATAG
- a CDS encoding sulfite exporter TauE/SafE family protein, translating to MTLAVVIFVTVALGASLQRISGMGMGLIGGPILSLFLGPVEGIMVVNVLAFINAIMSTYSVRRDVDWKKFAIIAAPMVIGAIPGAFLIKAISGSLLQVIVGSLLLIALAVVTLGQRYVPVVRGTGPAVTAGIVGGFMNTLAGIAGPAITVYAQASRWEQRAYASTLQPIFIVSAFVSIVVKSATGAGSIEHISALAWAGGVVAMFIGIFLGSKVANKVPRDKARALALGLATLGGISVLARGAIGLIQ from the coding sequence ATGACACTCGCTGTTGTCATCTTTGTGACCGTAGCGCTCGGTGCCAGCCTGCAACGCATTTCGGGGATGGGCATGGGGCTTATTGGAGGACCGATCCTAAGCCTGTTCCTCGGGCCGGTCGAAGGAATCATGGTGGTAAACGTTTTGGCTTTCATAAACGCCATCATGAGCACGTATTCGGTGCGTCGCGATGTGGACTGGAAGAAGTTCGCGATCATCGCCGCCCCTATGGTCATTGGCGCCATACCTGGCGCATTTCTCATCAAGGCCATCAGCGGATCTCTGCTCCAGGTCATCGTCGGCTCCTTGCTCCTCATCGCTTTGGCTGTCGTAACACTGGGACAGCGTTACGTCCCGGTGGTTCGAGGCACGGGACCCGCCGTGACCGCGGGTATCGTCGGCGGATTCATGAATACCCTGGCTGGCATCGCCGGTCCGGCGATTACGGTGTACGCACAGGCCAGCCGATGGGAGCAGCGCGCCTACGCTTCAACCCTGCAGCCAATTTTTATTGTTTCTGCGTTCGTCTCGATAGTGGTGAAGTCGGCGACGGGGGCAGGCTCCATCGAGCACATCAGTGCGCTTGCGTGGGCCGGTGGGGTGGTTGCCATGTTCATCGGCATCTTCCTAGGCTCCAAGGTGGCAAACAAAGTGCCCCGGGACAAGGCCCGCGCCCTCGCCCTGGGGCTGGCAACACTCGGTGGCATTAGCGTCCTTGCCCGTGGTGCAATCGGCCTGATTCAATAA
- a CDS encoding DAK2 domain-containing protein: MPATGTLEVLDGDGLLAWAKLAVAELVARRAEINALNVFPVPDSDTGSNMAHTMESALAKAQELATDKPEARTDAAAIAAALATGAVRGARGNSGVVLSQVLRGIAQAADGGVLTGASITTSLSLALSFVNRAITDPVEGTVITVLRAASIAAAQTESEDLSTVVEAAASAAQTALANTPSQLAALREAGVVDAGGKGFVILLEALRQVTSGDEKADEVRPVRQASESTATDGGAGHGHGGYLEVMFSIDGVALDAVRDALAPLGDSLVIAHMDNTSGTVHIHSHDAGAVIETAYRLGAVSGLRIEVLPDAKAADVLNPKRVVVAITPPGTLAQLYGQAGALVVTRGPHPARDTDIVYEVVSQARSSGASEVILLPNGLVDRVELASIERSSLAFEQSITIVPAGMLVCGLAALSVHDPMQPLALDTLAMVEATTNMRTAVLQRAEKARLTQAGACAKNDILAKSNGEIIAVADNELEALAAACTRMLDVGGEQITLLIRDELADSITYDAVEDALHKRGLNRHRQVDVAIYPADNLESLVEIGVE, from the coding sequence ATGCCAGCCACCGGAACCCTCGAAGTCCTAGACGGTGACGGCCTGCTTGCCTGGGCCAAGCTCGCCGTCGCCGAGCTTGTGGCACGACGCGCGGAAATCAACGCGCTCAACGTGTTCCCCGTTCCGGACTCCGATACCGGCTCCAACATGGCTCACACGATGGAATCCGCGCTGGCCAAGGCGCAGGAGCTGGCCACCGACAAACCAGAGGCGCGCACCGACGCGGCCGCCATCGCTGCAGCTCTGGCCACGGGCGCGGTGCGTGGGGCTCGGGGCAACTCCGGGGTGGTGCTCAGCCAAGTGCTGCGCGGCATCGCCCAGGCCGCCGACGGGGGAGTCCTCACCGGGGCCTCCATCACCACGTCGCTTTCCCTCGCGCTGAGCTTTGTCAACCGCGCAATCACGGATCCGGTCGAGGGCACGGTAATTACCGTGTTGCGCGCGGCCAGCATCGCCGCCGCACAAACGGAGTCTGAGGATCTGTCTACCGTGGTCGAAGCCGCAGCTAGTGCCGCCCAGACTGCGTTGGCCAACACGCCCTCCCAGCTTGCCGCCCTCCGCGAGGCGGGGGTCGTCGACGCCGGGGGAAAAGGCTTCGTGATCTTGCTAGAGGCGTTGCGGCAGGTGACCAGCGGAGACGAAAAGGCAGACGAGGTACGCCCGGTGCGGCAGGCGTCGGAAAGCACAGCGACCGATGGTGGCGCGGGGCACGGCCACGGCGGATACCTCGAGGTGATGTTTTCCATCGACGGCGTAGCGCTGGATGCCGTGCGCGACGCACTGGCCCCCCTGGGAGATAGCCTCGTCATCGCGCACATGGATAACACCTCGGGCACCGTCCACATTCACAGCCACGACGCCGGCGCCGTCATCGAGACCGCCTACCGCCTCGGCGCGGTCTCCGGCCTACGCATCGAGGTGCTTCCCGACGCCAAGGCAGCCGACGTCCTCAACCCCAAGCGCGTTGTCGTGGCGATCACCCCGCCGGGCACGCTCGCCCAGCTCTACGGGCAGGCCGGCGCGCTCGTGGTAACCCGTGGCCCGCATCCAGCACGGGACACCGACATTGTCTACGAGGTGGTCTCCCAAGCCCGCTCGAGCGGCGCCAGCGAGGTGATCCTCTTGCCCAACGGGCTTGTCGATCGCGTCGAATTGGCCTCCATCGAACGGTCCAGCCTCGCATTCGAACAGTCCATCACCATCGTCCCCGCAGGCATGCTCGTCTGCGGGCTCGCAGCCTTGTCCGTGCATGACCCGATGCAACCGCTCGCCTTGGACACCCTGGCGATGGTTGAGGCCACCACCAACATGCGGACCGCCGTCCTCCAGCGCGCCGAGAAAGCACGCCTGACGCAGGCTGGCGCCTGCGCCAAAAACGACATTCTGGCGAAGTCGAATGGCGAGATCATCGCCGTAGCCGACAACGAGCTCGAGGCGCTGGCCGCGGCCTGCACACGCATGCTGGATGTGGGTGGGGAACAGATCACCTTGCTCATCCGCGACGAGCTCGCCGACTCCATCACCTACGACGCGGTGGAAGACGCCTTGCACAAGCGCGGACTCAACCGCCACCGCCAGGTCGACGTGGCCATCTATCCCGCAGACAACCTCGAAAGCCTGGTAGAGATCGGAGTGGAATAA
- a CDS encoding HNH endonuclease signature motif containing protein: MNPVDQLAAVLSNPLALIQDAAGCTIAALVERGLPENTATDLKTLATVYYGTTSYTRMQATCRETIDSLGLTLAHLEIIETCTRRVTGEKTTWQLRRDLINLGNLPTGQFATRARAITNDYATPPARLVKGVSINRNRNNLWQLKINGEPADIDTLYETLKDLPDPAKNFPHAGTITKTLRPIVAIPLDKLTTVLDATGDETTFTCSDGVTRTSTQIVASILDDQWGFGLIHPVDGPVDLVRSSRFANKKQRDLATLESLSCAHPDCNKPADECQVHHIHAWNRGGTTASKNLTMLCAFHNGRNDDDPSTPKHGRIQRTNGHPTWTYPPWHPKHSGG, encoded by the coding sequence ATGAACCCCGTCGACCAGCTTGCAGCAGTACTTTCCAACCCGCTCGCCCTCATCCAGGACGCCGCCGGGTGCACAATTGCTGCGCTTGTCGAACGCGGACTACCCGAAAACACAGCCACCGACCTGAAAACCCTCGCCACGGTGTACTACGGCACCACCTCCTACACCAGGATGCAAGCCACCTGCCGGGAAACCATAGACTCCCTCGGGCTTACCCTCGCCCACCTGGAAATCATCGAAACCTGCACCCGCAGAGTCACAGGCGAAAAAACCACATGGCAACTACGCCGCGACCTCATCAACCTCGGCAACCTGCCCACCGGACAGTTCGCCACCCGCGCACGCGCAATCACCAACGACTACGCAACCCCACCGGCAAGGTTGGTCAAAGGCGTGAGCATCAACCGCAACCGCAACAACCTCTGGCAACTGAAAATCAACGGCGAACCAGCCGATATCGACACACTTTACGAAACACTCAAAGACCTGCCCGACCCAGCCAAAAACTTCCCCCACGCCGGCACCATCACCAAAACACTTCGCCCCATCGTGGCCATCCCCCTAGACAAACTCACCACCGTCCTGGATGCCACAGGAGACGAAACCACCTTCACCTGCTCCGATGGGGTCACACGCACCAGCACCCAGATCGTTGCCTCCATCCTTGATGACCAGTGGGGGTTCGGGCTTATCCACCCCGTCGACGGACCCGTCGACCTCGTGCGCTCCTCCAGGTTTGCCAACAAAAAGCAACGCGACCTAGCCACCCTCGAATCCTTAAGCTGTGCCCACCCGGACTGCAATAAACCAGCCGATGAGTGCCAGGTCCACCATATCCATGCGTGGAATCGTGGCGGGACCACCGCAAGTAAAAACCTCACCATGCTATGCGCCTTCCACAACGGAAGAAACGACGATGACCCCAGCACACCCAAACACGGGCGCATCCAACGCACCAACGGCCACCCCACCTGGACCTACCCACCCTGGCACCCCAAGCACTCGGGCGGGTAA
- a CDS encoding ATP-dependent DNA helicase RecG, with protein sequence MLGWHDTRSLASLLPKKEATAFKKHFGYTTAEHLLLHFPRTWAPHGGSLGTGTFEEGDIITLIGTITAARSSVTRNGQHLYQITIEDQPYQAQAVFFRASPWLTNTLSVGTRAMFFGKYKHSNFGDVLQHPDYLVLPRIGEKRRTKGTLGTLTTYGDVAEITAILNSLDYMPIYPAKAKVATWSIFAAIHHILENTQPIKDPLGPFAPKDLPSFDAALRSIHEPGAQGPTAGLDRMRYNEAMEIALVMALRRATNAQRAAASLPPLADGQRARMLASLPFPLTDGQRTVIEEISSELAKPRPMQRLLEGEVGSGKTIVSVIAMLQAVDQGMQCALLAPTEVLATQHARSIQAALAAAGLTTKVVTLIGSLNTKQRRQALLDIISGDADIVVGTHAIIQEGVDFFNLGLVVIDEQHRFGVEQRDHLRSKGPKGLTPHVLVMTATPIPRTVAMTAFGDLSLSVLRELPGERKPISSFVVAESNKAWLHRAFERMREEVQAGRQVYVVAPRIQGDGGVEDVFDRFRDRIFPELRVGILHGRMPADAKEEVMLAFSRGELDVLVATTVIEVGVDVPNATVMMILESERFGVSQLHQLRGRVGRGGNASICFFHVSAGVSEEALARVSSVATTTNGFELAEIDLEYRQEGEVLGTRQSGASTLKLLSLVRDRDVIERANRDAAYLVSRDPELATELIKDVSFERQEYIEKS encoded by the coding sequence ATGTTGGGCTGGCACGATACCCGTTCCCTGGCATCCCTGCTGCCGAAGAAGGAGGCAACTGCCTTCAAGAAGCACTTCGGATACACCACCGCCGAGCACCTCCTGCTGCACTTCCCGCGCACCTGGGCCCCGCACGGCGGATCTTTGGGTACCGGCACCTTCGAAGAGGGCGACATCATCACCCTCATCGGAACCATCACCGCCGCCCGAAGTAGCGTGACCCGCAACGGCCAACACCTCTACCAGATCACCATCGAAGATCAGCCCTATCAGGCACAAGCCGTCTTTTTCCGCGCCAGCCCGTGGTTGACTAACACGCTGAGCGTGGGCACTCGGGCCATGTTTTTCGGTAAATACAAGCACTCCAACTTCGGGGACGTGCTCCAACACCCCGACTACCTCGTCTTGCCACGCATCGGTGAAAAACGCCGGACGAAGGGAACGCTGGGCACGCTCACTACCTACGGCGACGTCGCGGAGATCACTGCGATCTTAAACTCGCTGGACTACATGCCGATCTATCCGGCCAAAGCCAAGGTTGCCACCTGGTCGATCTTTGCGGCGATACACCACATACTCGAAAACACTCAACCGATCAAAGATCCGCTGGGGCCGTTTGCCCCCAAGGACCTCCCCAGCTTCGACGCCGCGCTGCGCAGCATCCATGAGCCGGGGGCGCAGGGACCGACCGCGGGCCTGGACCGCATGCGCTACAACGAGGCAATGGAGATCGCCTTGGTGATGGCGCTGCGTCGCGCCACCAACGCCCAGCGCGCCGCCGCCAGCCTGCCACCGCTTGCCGACGGCCAGCGCGCCCGCATGCTTGCCAGCCTGCCCTTCCCCCTCACCGACGGCCAGCGCACGGTCATTGAGGAAATCAGCAGTGAACTGGCCAAGCCACGGCCCATGCAGCGCCTCTTGGAAGGCGAGGTGGGCTCCGGTAAGACGATCGTCTCGGTGATCGCGATGCTCCAGGCAGTCGATCAGGGCATGCAATGTGCCCTGCTCGCCCCGACGGAAGTCTTGGCCACCCAGCATGCCCGCAGCATCCAGGCAGCGCTGGCGGCCGCCGGGCTGACCACCAAGGTGGTCACGCTAATCGGCTCGCTCAACACTAAGCAGCGCAGGCAGGCGCTGCTAGATATCATCTCAGGCGATGCCGATATCGTGGTGGGCACGCATGCGATCATCCAAGAGGGTGTTGATTTCTTCAACCTCGGCCTTGTGGTCATCGACGAGCAGCATCGCTTCGGCGTCGAACAGCGCGACCATCTGCGCTCCAAGGGACCGAAAGGGCTGACCCCCCACGTGCTGGTGATGACGGCAACTCCCATCCCGCGCACCGTGGCCATGACCGCCTTCGGCGACTTGAGCCTTTCTGTCCTGCGCGAGCTTCCGGGAGAGAGGAAACCCATCAGCTCCTTCGTCGTCGCCGAATCCAATAAGGCCTGGCTGCATCGCGCATTCGAGCGGATGCGCGAAGAAGTACAAGCCGGCAGGCAGGTCTATGTGGTCGCCCCGCGCATCCAGGGCGACGGCGGCGTCGAGGACGTCTTCGACCGCTTCCGCGACCGTATCTTCCCTGAGCTTCGGGTGGGAATCCTCCACGGCCGGATGCCCGCGGATGCGAAGGAAGAAGTGATGCTGGCCTTTTCGCGGGGCGAACTCGACGTCCTTGTGGCCACCACCGTCATCGAGGTGGGCGTGGATGTGCCCAACGCGACGGTAATGATGATCCTTGAATCCGAACGCTTCGGTGTGTCCCAGCTCCACCAGCTCCGTGGCCGCGTAGGGCGAGGCGGGAATGCCTCCATCTGCTTCTTCCACGTCTCCGCCGGGGTCAGCGAGGAGGCCTTGGCCAGAGTCAGTTCGGTTGCCACCACCACCAACGGTTTTGAGCTGGCCGAAATCGATCTCGAGTACCGGCAGGAAGGCGAGGTGCTAGGCACCAGACAATCTGGCGCGTCCACGCTGAAGCTGCTGAGCTTGGTCCGCGATCGCGATGTGATCGAGCGGGCCAACAGGGACGCTGCCTACCTCGTTTCCCGCGACCCGGAGCTTGCCACGGAGTTGATCAAGGATGTGAGCTTTGAGCGGCAGGAGTACATCGAAAAGTCCTAG
- a CDS encoding acetyl-CoA carboxylase biotin carboxyl carrier protein subunit produces the protein MKICAPFAGIVHFKVAVGDTVTTGQELASVEAVKLESPVFAPGPGVVTALLLDDFADCVGGDALIDLGEAG, from the coding sequence ATGAAAATCTGCGCACCCTTTGCCGGCATCGTCCACTTTAAGGTGGCTGTTGGCGATACCGTCACCACAGGCCAGGAACTGGCAAGCGTTGAGGCCGTCAAACTGGAGTCTCCGGTTTTTGCCCCTGGCCCGGGTGTGGTCACCGCGCTGCTGCTCGATGATTTTGCCGACTGTGTGGGCGGCGATGCGCTCATTGATCTAGGGGAGGCTGGTTAA
- the coaD gene encoding pantetheine-phosphate adenylyltransferase has translation MTAVCPGSFDPITMGHMDIITRAASQFDEVTVLVTGNPHKSSGMFSIDERKELIREAVSHLTNVRVDHWAGLLVDYTTANNVNVLVKGLRTSLDYEYELPMAQMNRRLTGIDTMFLMTDPKYGYISSTLCKEVTTYGGDVSEMLPANVNLAMQKKMTQLHSQQD, from the coding sequence ATCACCGCAGTTTGCCCAGGCTCCTTTGACCCCATCACCATGGGGCATATGGACATCATCACTCGTGCCGCCTCCCAATTCGATGAGGTCACCGTCCTCGTGACAGGTAATCCTCATAAGAGCTCCGGAATGTTTAGCATCGACGAGCGCAAGGAGCTTATTCGGGAGGCCGTCTCGCATTTGACCAACGTCAGGGTCGACCACTGGGCAGGTCTATTGGTGGACTACACCACCGCGAATAACGTCAATGTCTTGGTCAAGGGCTTGCGTACCTCATTAGATTATGAGTACGAGCTGCCGATGGCACAGATGAATCGTCGGCTGACAGGCATCGACACGATGTTTTTGATGACCGACCCCAAGTACGGCTACATCAGTTCGACGCTGTGCAAGGAGGTCACCACCTACGGTGGCGATGTCTCAGAGATGCTGCCTGCCAACGTGAACCTGGCGATGCAAAAGAAGATGACGCAGCTGCATTCCCAACAGGACTAA
- a CDS encoding uracil-DNA glycosylase produces MNLHRDQPLPVHPSWLQPLAPVADTIHQMGDFLRAENAAGRGYLPAGSDVLRAFSYPFDEVKVLIVGQDPYPTPGHAMGLSFSTQPGVRPLPRSLANIFTELSDDLGIPAPTDGDLTAWSRQGVALFNRVLSVSPGQAGSHRGKGWEKVTETAIRALAGRNQPLVAILWGRDAQATRAFLGTTPCITSPHPSPLSAHRGFFGSRPFSRANQLLIDLGAQPVDWRL; encoded by the coding sequence ATGAATCTGCACCGCGACCAACCACTTCCCGTCCACCCCTCCTGGCTCCAGCCGCTTGCTCCCGTGGCCGACACCATCCACCAGATGGGGGACTTCCTGCGCGCCGAAAATGCCGCCGGCCGCGGCTACCTTCCCGCGGGCAGCGATGTCCTGCGCGCGTTTTCCTACCCCTTCGACGAGGTCAAAGTGCTCATCGTCGGCCAGGATCCCTATCCCACGCCAGGTCATGCCATGGGCTTGAGTTTTTCCACCCAGCCTGGCGTGCGCCCGCTGCCACGAAGCCTAGCCAATATCTTTACCGAGCTTTCCGACGACCTCGGCATCCCCGCGCCCACCGACGGCGACCTTACCGCCTGGTCTCGCCAGGGGGTCGCCCTCTTCAACAGGGTATTGAGCGTCAGCCCCGGCCAGGCGGGCAGCCACCGCGGTAAGGGGTGGGAGAAGGTGACCGAAACCGCGATCCGGGCATTGGCCGGCCGCAATCAGCCCTTGGTGGCCATCTTGTGGGGAAGAGACGCCCAAGCAACCCGCGCCTTCTTGGGCACGACCCCGTGTATTACCTCCCCGCACCCCTCGCCGCTGTCGGCGCACCGCGGCTTTTTCGGCTCACGACCGTTTAGCCGCGCAAACCAACTGTTGATTGACCTCGGCGCGCAGCCGGTGGACTGGCGGCTGTAG